The following proteins come from a genomic window of Gimesia chilikensis:
- a CDS encoding DUF1559 domain-containing protein — MRPRRGFTLIELLVVIAIIAILIALLLPAVQQAREAARRTQCKNHLKQLGLAIHNYVSSYRYLPPGASVDLAVTSTGNNGSWGVHGRILPMLEQGNLYDNVDLSTAWDFQAAIDGLKIPVYACPSDPNSDRVRDPGGGKVKLYPTNYGFNYGTWFVFDPTNGSSGNGAFYPNASLTMASFTDGTSNTLLAAEVKGWQPYTRNGGPSTTTIPGTASEAATIVASGADFKTNTGHTEWPDGRVHHTGFTVTMNPNTYVPYTSGGTEYDADFNSWQEGKNGSAGSPTYAIITSRSFHTGVVNAVLVDGSVRTISENISLEIWRALGTRMNGEVIGEF, encoded by the coding sequence ATGCGTCCCCGCCGTGGATTTACCCTGATCGAACTTCTAGTGGTGATCGCCATCATCGCGATCCTGATTGCCCTTCTCTTACCCGCCGTTCAACAGGCCCGGGAAGCCGCGCGTCGTACCCAATGCAAGAATCACCTGAAACAGCTGGGGCTCGCGATCCATAATTATGTCAGCAGCTATCGCTATCTGCCTCCCGGCGCCAGTGTCGATCTTGCCGTGACTTCCACAGGCAACAATGGTTCCTGGGGCGTGCATGGTCGGATTCTCCCCATGCTGGAACAAGGCAACCTCTACGACAATGTCGATCTCTCGACCGCCTGGGACTTCCAGGCCGCCATTGATGGACTGAAAATTCCCGTCTACGCCTGCCCCAGTGATCCCAACAGTGACAGAGTCCGTGACCCCGGTGGCGGAAAAGTTAAACTCTATCCCACCAACTACGGATTTAACTACGGAACCTGGTTCGTCTTTGATCCCACGAACGGCAGCAGCGGCAACGGCGCCTTTTATCCGAACGCCAGCCTGACCATGGCCAGCTTCACCGACGGTACCAGTAACACACTGCTCGCAGCCGAAGTCAAAGGCTGGCAGCCCTACACCCGCAACGGCGGTCCATCGACGACAACCATTCCCGGCACGGCTTCCGAAGCGGCCACCATCGTAGCTTCAGGAGCCGACTTTAAAACCAATACCGGGCACACCGAATGGCCCGATGGGCGAGTGCACCACACCGGATTTACCGTGACCATGAATCCCAACACCTACGTTCCTTACACCAGTGGCGGCACTGAGTACGACGCCGATTTCAACTCCTGGCAGGAAGGGAAGAACGGATCCGCCGGTTCCCCCACCTACGCGATTATCACCTCCCGCAGTTTCCATACAGGGGTTGTGAACGCGGTGCTCGTCGATGGGTCCGTCCGCACGATCAGTGAAAACATCTCGCTGGAAATCTGGAGGGCACTGGGTACCCGGATGAACGGCGAAGTCATCGGCGAATTCTAA
- a CDS encoding AAA family ATPase, producing MAQSTLPEQSEKYVQKLNLLRDNLSGVIRGKSESIDMMMVALLSNGSVLMEDVPGTGKTTLAKALARSLDVPFNRVQFTPDLLPTDILGSSIYNPVDGTFHFRQGPIFCNILLADEINRASPRTQSALLEAMSESQATIEGVRYELPSPFFVLATQNPVDFHGTYPLPEAQLDRFLIHLQLGYPDAENEMEILFAQSTEHPVDHLERVLNHEEVVRMQEQVKTVHVEQSVARYMIDLVQATRNDPRLKLGVSPRGSLMLFRASQAIAYLKSRTYVLPDDVQQMADYVLAHRLILTSKAKYSSITKMDVVSDIVSKVKVPN from the coding sequence ATGGCACAGTCCACGCTGCCGGAACAGAGCGAAAAATACGTTCAGAAGCTAAACCTGTTGAGAGACAATCTGAGCGGCGTGATCCGGGGCAAATCTGAGAGCATCGACATGATGATGGTCGCGCTGCTTTCCAACGGTTCTGTGCTGATGGAAGATGTGCCCGGGACTGGAAAGACGACGCTGGCCAAAGCACTGGCCCGTTCGCTGGATGTTCCTTTCAATCGTGTGCAGTTTACGCCCGACCTGCTGCCGACCGATATCCTGGGATCATCAATCTATAACCCGGTAGACGGTACTTTTCATTTTCGCCAGGGGCCGATCTTCTGTAATATTCTGCTGGCTGATGAAATTAACCGGGCATCGCCCCGTACGCAGTCCGCGCTGCTGGAAGCGATGAGCGAATCGCAGGCGACGATCGAAGGCGTCCGGTATGAACTGCCTTCCCCGTTCTTTGTGCTGGCGACGCAGAACCCCGTTGATTTCCACGGAACCTATCCACTGCCGGAAGCGCAGCTGGACCGCTTTCTAATTCATCTGCAACTGGGATACCCGGATGCGGAAAATGAAATGGAGATCCTGTTCGCCCAGTCGACAGAGCACCCGGTCGATCATCTGGAGCGGGTGTTGAACCACGAAGAAGTGGTTCGGATGCAGGAGCAGGTCAAGACGGTGCATGTCGAACAGAGTGTTGCCCGCTACATGATTGATCTGGTCCAGGCGACGAGAAACGATCCGCGGTTGAAGCTGGGCGTGAGCCCCCGTGGTTCTCTGATGTTGTTTCGGGCGTCCCAGGCGATTGCCTATCTGAAATCGAGAACCTACGTGCTGCCGGATGATGTGCAGCAGATGGCAGACTATGTGCTGGCGCATCGTCTGATTCTGACATCGAAAGCAAAATACAGCAGTATCACCAAAATGGATGTGGTGTCCGATATTGTCAGCAAAGTGAAAGTTCCAAACTAA
- a CDS encoding SGNH/GDSL hydrolase family protein produces MRVNQRTIWLRVFSLVCLLASATILQAADQPLTDFTTDEKDKTHWFDIQNLDVEGKGWTDTESFYDRLPQKAKGVVRPPVWSLSKHSAGMAVRFVTDATTIKARWTLTSASLAMNHMAATGVSGLDLYVKTESGKWRWLGVGRPAQQTTTATLVTGIIPGKREYMLYLPLYNGVKSVEIGIPESSQLWKAPAREAGKDKPLVFWGTSITQGGCASRTGMVHTAILGRRLDRPVINLGFSGNGRMEPEVAKLVAELDASVFIMDCLPNVTADTVKKETVPLVKTLRAAHPETPILLVEDRTYTNAYLKPSSQERHRTSRAALKAGYEQLKKEGVKNLYYLEGDNLLGDDFEGTVDSSHPTDLGFFRQADAFEEALRPILEQQEQAQ; encoded by the coding sequence ATGAGAGTGAATCAACGAACCATCTGGCTGCGCGTCTTTTCCCTGGTCTGTCTGCTGGCATCGGCAACAATCCTGCAGGCCGCCGATCAGCCGTTAACTGATTTTACCACGGACGAAAAAGACAAAACCCACTGGTTTGATATCCAGAACCTGGATGTGGAAGGCAAAGGCTGGACCGACACGGAAAGCTTTTACGATCGCCTGCCCCAAAAAGCCAAAGGCGTCGTCCGTCCTCCGGTCTGGTCACTCTCCAAACACTCCGCCGGCATGGCCGTTCGCTTCGTCACCGATGCGACCACGATCAAAGCCAGATGGACGCTCACTTCCGCTTCGCTGGCCATGAACCACATGGCAGCCACCGGCGTCAGCGGCCTGGACCTCTATGTCAAAACCGAATCGGGTAAATGGCGCTGGCTCGGCGTTGGTCGTCCTGCTCAGCAGACAACAACCGCCACGCTGGTTACAGGTATCATCCCCGGCAAACGGGAATACATGCTCTACCTGCCCCTGTATAACGGTGTCAAATCGGTGGAGATTGGCATTCCTGAATCCAGTCAGCTCTGGAAAGCACCCGCTCGCGAAGCAGGCAAAGATAAACCGCTGGTGTTCTGGGGAACGTCCATCACTCAGGGAGGCTGTGCCTCACGCACTGGAATGGTCCACACCGCGATCCTCGGTCGCCGTCTCGATCGCCCGGTGATCAATCTCGGCTTCTCGGGGAACGGCCGCATGGAACCGGAAGTCGCTAAACTCGTAGCCGAGCTCGATGCCAGCGTCTTCATCATGGACTGCCTCCCCAACGTCACCGCTGATACCGTCAAAAAAGAGACGGTCCCTCTCGTCAAAACGCTGCGGGCCGCGCATCCCGAAACGCCAATCCTGCTGGTCGAAGACCGGACCTACACCAACGCTTATCTCAAACCGAGCAGTCAGGAACGGCACCGTACCAGCCGCGCAGCACTCAAAGCGGGCTACGAGCAGCTCAAAAAAGAAGGCGTCAAAAACCTCTATTACCTGGAAGGAGACAATCTACTCGGCGATGATTTTGAAGGTACCGTCGACAGTTCTCACCCCACCGACCTGGGCTTCTTCCGTCAGGCCGACGCCTTTGAAGAAGCACTGCGACCGATTCTGGAACAGCAGGAGCAGGCACAGTAA
- a CDS encoding sensor histidine kinase, which yields MRWPLRYQILIPMVGIMVCAIVGVTLLHAWLATHQIKVQVRDQFRQIAHTLNDATFPLTVAVLNQTKGLSGADFVLVGAEDQVLSSTRPDFTPAPIQGTPPSWDELQISDVIEAGDAPFFHSVVKLQPRIPGAGVRYLHIYYPVRQYREAIANAVYPSLIAGSIALIVVAILATVIAARVTRPLQRLDRKVVQIARGDFQPMILPERDDEIRDLSTSINQMAELLGDYEDEVKRSERLKTLGQLRGAIAHQLRNAVTGCRIALDLYLRKSPEYQEDETLQVANRQLCMIEQYLQSFLENKGGHFSSFEPVCLNELVARVVSLVDPTARHVGIALKDETGSEPLVVEGDAESLEQLISNLALNAIEAAVAVQEAQGISGEVCVRLFPTGEESVTLEVSDTGPGPESSIVNKMFEPLVTAKRDGTGLGLFVAREIVQNHGGEILWERREERTCFMVELPLVQTEKACVETIDR from the coding sequence ATGCGCTGGCCGTTACGGTACCAGATTTTGATTCCGATGGTCGGCATCATGGTGTGCGCGATTGTGGGTGTGACTTTATTGCATGCCTGGCTGGCGACGCATCAGATCAAGGTACAGGTGCGGGATCAGTTTCGGCAGATTGCGCATACGTTGAACGATGCGACATTTCCGCTGACCGTGGCGGTGTTAAACCAGACGAAAGGATTGTCGGGAGCCGACTTTGTTCTTGTGGGGGCGGAAGACCAGGTGCTCTCGTCCACGCGTCCCGACTTTACTCCCGCTCCTATACAGGGGACGCCTCCCAGCTGGGATGAGCTACAGATTTCGGACGTGATTGAAGCCGGGGATGCTCCTTTTTTTCATTCCGTGGTGAAACTGCAACCCCGGATACCAGGGGCAGGCGTACGTTACCTGCATATTTACTATCCGGTACGTCAGTATCGTGAGGCGATTGCCAATGCCGTTTATCCGTCGTTGATTGCCGGAAGTATTGCGCTGATTGTAGTCGCGATTCTGGCAACGGTGATCGCTGCCCGTGTGACACGGCCGTTACAGCGTCTGGACCGTAAAGTGGTACAGATTGCCCGGGGAGATTTCCAGCCGATGATCCTGCCGGAACGCGATGATGAAATTCGCGACTTGAGTACCTCGATCAACCAGATGGCGGAACTGCTGGGGGATTACGAAGACGAAGTCAAACGTAGTGAGCGGCTGAAAACACTGGGGCAGTTGCGGGGGGCGATTGCTCACCAGCTCCGGAATGCGGTGACCGGGTGCCGGATTGCGCTGGATCTGTATCTCCGTAAATCCCCCGAATACCAGGAAGACGAAACGCTGCAGGTTGCGAACCGTCAGCTGTGTATGATCGAGCAATACCTGCAGAGCTTTCTGGAGAACAAGGGGGGGCACTTCTCCAGTTTTGAGCCGGTCTGCCTGAATGAGCTGGTGGCGCGGGTGGTCAGTCTGGTGGATCCGACGGCGCGGCATGTGGGCATCGCTTTGAAGGATGAAACCGGTTCTGAGCCTCTCGTAGTGGAAGGGGACGCGGAATCGCTGGAGCAGTTGATTTCCAATCTGGCGCTCAATGCGATCGAAGCTGCGGTTGCTGTGCAGGAAGCGCAGGGCATCTCGGGAGAGGTTTGCGTCAGGTTATTCCCAACAGGGGAAGAGTCTGTTACTTTGGAAGTGTCTGATACGGGCCCCGGACCGGAGTCGTCGATCGTAAATAAAATGTTTGAACCGCTGGTGACCGCCAAACGTGACGGGACCGGCCTGGGTTTATTTGTGGCCAGAGAGATCGTGCAGAATCACGGCGGCGAGATCCTCTGGGAACGGCGTGAGGAGCGTACCTGTTTCATGGTCGAGTTGCCTCTGGTGCAGACGGAGAAAGCGTGTGTCGAAACTATTGATCGTTGA
- a CDS encoding sigma-54-dependent transcriptional regulator has protein sequence MSKLLIVDDEESICWGLSQLGESHGHEVMMASTAEQALSLAEKDRPDVVVMDVRLPGMDGLTAMQGLYERIGPVPVIVITAYGDLQTAVEAVRNGAFDYIVKPFDLAQMEQVLEKAVKEAGREELQPGEPRQLEGLVGSTPEMQLVFKSIALVAASDASVMLTGESGTGKEVAAQAIHRFSDRASGPFVAVNIASLSESLAESELFGHVPGAFTGAESGRMGFLEQANGGTLFLDEVADIPLSIQIKLLRALEEGEVLPVGSTQRVKTNFRVITASHRNLESLIKRGKFRHDLYFRLCTFEIDIPPLRKRVGDIRLLAEFFLERFVDRQTGMQHRLTAETITELERRPWYGNVRELRNAIEHAALRARGGTILPEDLPAPVSQSFLGLDESQAGSDAEINELLKQWAEQQFLDPESAAGIYEKLLTLVEPPVMEVALEKFHGQCAPAARCLGLHRTTLSKKLKQYDIENS, from the coding sequence GTGTCGAAACTATTGATCGTTGATGATGAAGAATCCATCTGCTGGGGGCTGAGCCAGTTGGGCGAAAGCCACGGCCACGAGGTGATGATGGCTTCAACAGCCGAACAGGCATTGAGCCTGGCGGAGAAAGACCGCCCCGATGTGGTGGTGATGGATGTGCGTCTGCCCGGCATGGATGGGCTGACGGCGATGCAGGGACTTTACGAGCGGATTGGTCCAGTGCCTGTGATTGTGATTACCGCCTATGGTGATCTGCAGACCGCTGTGGAAGCGGTGCGAAACGGAGCGTTTGACTATATCGTAAAACCATTTGATCTGGCTCAGATGGAGCAGGTGCTGGAGAAAGCGGTCAAGGAAGCGGGACGCGAAGAGCTGCAACCGGGTGAACCGCGACAGCTGGAAGGGCTTGTGGGTTCAACACCTGAGATGCAGCTGGTCTTCAAGTCAATCGCGCTGGTGGCGGCTTCGGATGCGAGTGTGATGCTCACGGGAGAAAGCGGGACCGGTAAGGAAGTGGCGGCGCAGGCGATTCACCGCTTCAGCGATCGTGCTTCGGGACCGTTTGTCGCCGTGAATATTGCTTCGCTCAGTGAGAGCCTGGCGGAGAGTGAACTGTTCGGTCATGTGCCGGGGGCGTTTACCGGCGCGGAGTCGGGGCGGATGGGTTTTCTGGAACAGGCCAACGGAGGTACGCTGTTCCTGGATGAAGTGGCCGACATCCCGCTGTCGATTCAGATCAAACTGCTGCGGGCCCTGGAAGAAGGTGAAGTACTGCCCGTGGGTTCGACGCAGCGCGTGAAGACGAATTTCCGTGTGATCACCGCTTCGCATCGGAACCTGGAATCGCTGATCAAGCGGGGCAAGTTCCGCCACGATCTTTATTTCCGCCTGTGTACGTTTGAGATCGACATTCCCCCCTTGCGGAAGCGGGTGGGAGATATTCGTCTGCTGGCCGAGTTCTTTCTGGAACGCTTTGTGGATCGGCAGACGGGGATGCAGCATCGGCTCACCGCAGAGACGATTACCGAACTGGAGCGTCGGCCCTGGTATGGCAATGTGCGCGAGTTACGCAATGCGATCGAACACGCAGCCTTACGGGCGCGGGGCGGAACGATTCTTCCCGAAGATCTGCCTGCGCCGGTATCGCAGTCCTTTCTGGGTCTGGATGAGTCTCAAGCCGGTTCGGATGCGGAGATCAACGAGCTGCTCAAGCAGTGGGCCGAACAGCAGTTTCTAGATCCGGAATCTGCGGCCGGGATTTATGAGAAACTGCTCACCCTGGTTGAGCCGCCGGTGATGGAAGTGGCTTTGGAAAAATTTCATGGGCAATGTGCGCCCGCGGCCCGCTGTCTGGGCTTGCATCGGACTACCCTGAGTAAGAAACTGAAACAGTACGACATTGAAAACAGCTGA
- a CDS encoding sulfatase — protein sequence MTRSLILLALILVAGPGLQLRAAEKSKPLNFVFILVDDLGYMDVGCNNPDTFYETPHINRLAKSGMRFTNGYAANPVCSPTRYSIMTGKYPTRVDATNFFSGKRAGKFLPAPLNDRMPLDEVTIAEALKEHGYSTFFAGKWHLGPSEEFWPEKQGFDVNKGGWSRGGPYGGKRYFSPYGNPRLSDGPDGEHLPDRLATETAEFIDAHREQPFFAYLAFYSVHTPLMGPNALVKKYKEKAQRLGLEGKVEFVDEEQVFPTDQKRKVRILQKHAVYAAMVESMDRAVGKVLQQLEASGVADNTVVMLTADNGGLSTSEGSPTSNLPLRGGKGWLYEGGIREVFLIRWPGGGKPGSVCDEPVITTDFYPTILDLAGLPLKPEQHLDGVSLKPFLQGEEPLKREALFWHYPHYSNQGGIPGGAIRMDDWKLIERFEDGQAHLYNLKTDVGEKQDLAAAEPERVKEMRRRLHQWYTETDAKFLQAKPGGPEPWRPEK from the coding sequence ATGACGCGCTCCCTGATTCTGCTGGCTTTGATCTTAGTGGCTGGTCCCGGTTTGCAACTGAGGGCTGCCGAGAAATCCAAACCGCTCAACTTCGTCTTCATTCTGGTGGACGATCTGGGCTACATGGATGTGGGCTGCAATAACCCGGATACCTTTTACGAAACGCCACACATTAACCGGCTCGCGAAGTCCGGCATGCGGTTCACCAATGGTTACGCTGCGAATCCGGTCTGCAGTCCCACGCGATACAGCATCATGACGGGTAAATATCCAACCCGCGTGGATGCGACGAATTTCTTTTCCGGGAAACGTGCGGGTAAGTTTCTGCCGGCTCCCCTCAATGACCGGATGCCTCTGGATGAAGTGACGATTGCCGAAGCACTCAAGGAGCACGGATACTCCACGTTCTTTGCAGGGAAGTGGCATCTGGGACCGAGTGAAGAGTTCTGGCCGGAGAAACAGGGTTTTGACGTCAACAAGGGAGGCTGGTCGCGCGGCGGTCCTTATGGAGGCAAGCGATACTTCTCGCCTTATGGTAATCCGCGGTTGAGTGATGGTCCGGATGGCGAGCATCTGCCCGATCGTCTGGCGACGGAGACGGCGGAGTTTATCGACGCGCATCGCGAGCAGCCGTTCTTTGCGTATCTCGCTTTCTATTCGGTGCATACCCCGTTGATGGGACCCAATGCACTGGTCAAGAAATACAAAGAGAAGGCGCAGCGACTGGGGCTGGAAGGCAAAGTCGAATTTGTTGACGAGGAACAGGTCTTCCCCACAGACCAGAAGCGAAAGGTGCGGATTCTGCAGAAGCATGCCGTGTATGCGGCGATGGTGGAATCGATGGACCGGGCCGTGGGGAAAGTTCTGCAGCAACTGGAGGCATCTGGCGTGGCGGATAATACCGTGGTGATGCTGACGGCCGATAACGGGGGTCTGAGCACCTCGGAAGGATCGCCGACTTCCAATCTGCCTCTGCGGGGCGGTAAGGGCTGGTTATATGAAGGAGGGATTCGCGAGGTCTTTCTGATTCGTTGGCCGGGAGGGGGAAAGCCGGGAAGTGTCTGTGACGAGCCTGTCATTACTACCGATTTCTACCCGACAATTCTGGATCTGGCCGGGTTGCCTTTAAAGCCGGAACAGCATCTGGATGGTGTGAGTCTGAAACCATTCCTGCAGGGCGAAGAACCTCTGAAGCGGGAAGCGTTGTTCTGGCATTACCCGCATTATTCCAATCAGGGCGGGATACCCGGTGGTGCAATCCGGATGGATGACTGGAAACTGATCGAGCGTTTTGAAGATGGACAGGCCCACCTTTACAATCTGAAAACCGATGTGGGAGAGAAACAGGACCTGGCAGCGGCAGAGCCGGAACGTGTGAAAGAGATGCGTCGTCGATTGCACCAGTGGTACACCGAAACCGATGCGAAGTTTCTACAGGCCAAGCCCGGGGGACCGGAGCCCTGGCGTCCCGAAAAATAA
- a CDS encoding DUF58 domain-containing protein: MHVSEYDPYSPTIRKKDSFTNRLLLVRMHKHYWYYRVTYPGKVLLFGFFLSGIGTISVSVPIYNLFSILMALILVDGLASWFFRPRCELEGDFPSQTTAGQPAVGHFTVTNRGWLPVYDMAVAFRWLEKPLAQIDRDDTLNYLPKGESAEVTVTIDAPQRGFYALPKLGVHTLFPFHLNRSGSAALPGKSLLVLPAFHKLTSVDLPVGSKFQPGGIALTSNVGESPEYVGNREYVPGEPARRLDFRSWARLGKPVVREYQEEYYCRIALILDTYMPTEPWLKRKWKSLGQRTGLGTPTAETTNVLEAGISLTASIADALARGEYLIDLFAAGPELYVFRAGRHTAHFDNVLEILSCVDRCPDDPFETIGPAVFEELSNVSTAVCLFLDWDHQREKMARAVLDSGASLKTIIIHDGPTTVPYNADEFGEAYHFTPEEIARGKVETI, translated from the coding sequence ATGCACGTCTCGGAATACGATCCTTATTCGCCCACGATTCGCAAGAAAGACTCGTTCACCAACCGGCTGCTGCTGGTGCGGATGCACAAGCATTACTGGTATTACCGGGTGACTTATCCCGGAAAGGTGTTACTGTTCGGTTTCTTCCTGTCGGGCATTGGTACGATTTCAGTGTCGGTGCCGATTTATAATCTCTTCAGTATTCTGATGGCATTGATCCTGGTAGACGGGCTCGCTTCCTGGTTTTTTCGTCCCCGCTGTGAACTTGAGGGGGACTTCCCCTCACAGACGACGGCCGGACAGCCAGCGGTGGGACACTTTACAGTGACGAATCGGGGTTGGCTGCCCGTGTATGATATGGCGGTCGCTTTCCGCTGGCTGGAGAAGCCACTGGCCCAGATCGACCGGGATGATACTTTGAATTACCTGCCCAAAGGCGAATCGGCCGAGGTGACTGTTACCATCGACGCACCGCAGCGGGGCTTTTATGCATTACCCAAGCTGGGCGTACACACGCTGTTTCCTTTTCATCTGAACCGGTCGGGGAGTGCAGCACTGCCGGGGAAATCGCTACTGGTGCTGCCTGCGTTTCATAAGCTGACGAGTGTGGATTTACCGGTGGGGAGCAAGTTTCAGCCGGGCGGAATTGCGTTGACATCCAACGTGGGGGAATCTCCCGAGTATGTGGGCAACCGCGAATATGTGCCGGGTGAACCGGCGCGGCGACTCGACTTTCGCTCCTGGGCGCGACTCGGTAAACCGGTGGTTCGCGAATACCAGGAAGAATATTACTGTCGCATCGCGCTGATTCTGGATACCTATATGCCGACGGAACCCTGGCTGAAGCGGAAGTGGAAATCACTGGGGCAGCGGACCGGGTTGGGAACTCCCACCGCGGAGACGACGAATGTGCTGGAAGCGGGGATCAGCCTGACGGCATCGATAGCGGATGCACTGGCGCGGGGTGAGTATCTGATCGACCTGTTTGCGGCGGGACCGGAGTTGTATGTGTTTCGAGCCGGTCGGCATACGGCCCATTTTGATAATGTGCTGGAGATTCTCTCCTGCGTCGATCGTTGTCCCGACGATCCATTCGAGACGATCGGACCTGCGGTATTTGAAGAGCTGTCGAATGTCTCGACGGCGGTCTGCCTGTTCCTGGACTGGGATCATCAGCGGGAAAAGATGGCGCGGGCGGTACTCGATTCCGGCGCGAGTCTGAAGACGATTATCATTCATGACGGTCCGACAACGGTGCCTTACAACGCAGACGAATTCGGCGAAGCATATCATTTCACACCTGAAGAGATCGCACGCGGAAAGGTGGAAACGATATGA